The genomic window TATTTTTCCCTGGAGCTTAATCCATTATAGATATCGTTTTCATTTCACATAGAAGACGTAAACATAAATGAAGACATTGTATTTGTTGTCATATTTCTTCTTTAAACCCAACAAGTCTTAACTTcctgaattttattttgttgaatgtTAGAGTTTTTAAGTTGTTAATTAAGTTGAAACTAATTAAGTTTTGAGTAACCAAAtgtattaataaattatttaaggATTGTTTATGTATAGATTTAGTTGTTGTTTGTAATTAGTGAAATGTGATATTGAAATCTTATTTAGAAATGTGATTGTTTGTGTCTTAAGTGTGTGACAAAATGTTCGAATGaagatttgatttaaatttttaatgttgCCTATTTTAGATATGGCTAAAAATGTTGGTCGAACAAGACTTGACCACAACACATGGTTCTATACATGGAGAGCGTGCAACAAATGGTCTTGCTCTAAAACGAGGTCATGGCAGAAGAGGTCAAGACGATGCTAAAGCGTCCTTCTCACATGCGCAACAGGACACCCAACCAACCACAGTTGCATGTTGAAGCGTCCTTCTCACATGCTTAAATTTAAACTTACATTTCCTTCccataataaacttaaatttttcTTCTCAGATACCGGTTGCAACATGCTTAGAAAATCAAGAGAAGTGACAAATCAGACAAACTTTCACCAAAGCACCGATTACCTGTTGGTCGTGGTGGGCATTGTGGTGACAGCGTGCAATGGTACCTCCGACAACTCATCCTCAACCTAAAACTGTGGTAGTGCGTCTTGCTGAGCCTGTGAGAACGACGCTTCAGCATCATCTTGACTTCTTTCATCCCAACCCCATTTTTTAGCAGGAGCATTTGCATGCTCTTTGTGCGAAACCATGTGCTGCAGTCTCTTTACCAAGTCTTATTCTACCAACATTTTTAGCCATATCTAAAATAACCaacaaaaaagtttttaaaagtttcatACAAACATTAACTCAAACACTTAGAGCACAAAAAAAACAATCACATTCTTAAAACAAACTCAATACCACAAATCAATAATTACTAACAACaatgccattaaaaaaatcttaCAAACAACAACTAAATCTATACCTAAACAATGCTTTAATAAATCTTATTACTGTATTTTGCTACTCAATCCCTAATCAATTTCATCTTAATCAACAACTAAGAAACCCTAAcattcaacaaaaacaaaattagaggAAGGTAACACTTGTTGGATTTAAAAAGAAATGTGACAACAAATACAATGTCTTTGACGTCGGTTTGATGGAAATCAATGGATGAAGTTAGAATAGGCTTTGGATGTCAAGAACCCAAACTTTCGATGTTTGAAATCTAGTAAAACGCATGAATAAAATGGTGTTTGTTCAGGTGTTACGTTGATACGAATCAGAAGATATCTTCCAAAACTTAGTGAGCAAAAGATATATCTTCTGAAACTATCAGAATTATCTTCCAAGCAACACTAAAAGGGCATTTTGAGATTTTTGGGGGGCATGTAAGCAATATCAAGGCCTAAAGAGCAATTTTCCAATTTCTAAACTTGTCATGactcaaatcaaaattaatcaaGAAAAATATCAAACCTGAAGACTATTGATATTCAATTACAacaatttcatgttttttttcaCACTTCCATTTTTACATTTGAATGCATAATACAGTAATAATtactataagaaaaaaaaatactttattcAATCCTATTGATAATTATTGCATTCACTAGTTTCCTACTTTTTTACAAGTTAAGCATAATAAAAACTGACATATTTTAGTAAACTAACCAATAACTCATCATAATGGAATTATCGAAATCTCATCAATCTTGGAAAAACATCTTATCTCAAGGTGGAAATTGAAAGTAAAAGCCCAAAAATGGTAGTGCCAGGTAAAAAAAAGAGAGCATCTTTTGGCACTCCTAAGTTTTTTTAGCCCTTTGAAAATACCCCTTCAACTTAAGCAGCAAACTcaattcgctacttaagtagcggacggtgtaCAATCTTGAAAAATGTATGTTAGgggtattttttttctttcaaatttcttatttttataatgtccgctattaagtagcggaagggtaaaaTAGAAAACTAAGAGGGCTTGCGAGAAGTATAGGGGGTGCCAAAAGAAGCTCTCAGTAAAAAAACTTAGAAagtcaaaatcaatttattgGACAAAAGAAAAATGCTCTTCCTTCACAAGCCCAAACCTATTTATTGGACCAAAAAAAAACCTCATGACAGCTACATTGTGGGGGAGGTGAGACAGTCTGTGCAGTAATAGGCATGCTACTGTGTGTCTACAGTTCAAACATGGCAATAGTATTGTTAACTTGGTGAAAGAAAACAATTGTTTGTATTACATGACAAATTTATTGCAAACAAGTCCAGTAAATCAAATAATTAGTTCATAAACCAATCAATTgctaaataatattaaattttggcACAAGAGATttggttaaaataaaataaaaccagCTGCATAAAATTCTTACATAACCAAAGATGTGAAAGAGTTTGAAGATAACAGCTCAACAACAGAGCACGCCCAGCATGTTGTTTAAAACTAAACCAAGTAATTCAATTTTCCCAAGAATTTTGATAATCTCGCTCTAAAACTCAAATCATTgcagagtaaaaaaaaaacatgccGGAGTACTAATTGCTTGTTTGGTAATATAGTGAGTTTGCCGAAATCAAGACCGCCTCcgattttgtcaaactcacaATGATACTAAACATGCACTAAGTACTCACTTCAAGATATATGCATATAGCtttttgttgaaaaaacaaAGATTAATTCCTGGACATAGGACTTAATTTTGGCACATAACACATGTTATAGAGCAAGAATAAGCTGCAGAGGTTGAAATAGAATGAAAATAGCCTAAAAATAGTAAACCACACATGAAAATccaagaaaattatatttgacatccaaattttatgtaaaaattcATTAATCCACAGACAATTGCCCAAAACAAGTCCCAACTACATCACAGATAAAGTACTTTGCTGATTTAGCTGAAATAATTCAAGATAAGACAAACATATCATATGTCATCATAAATTTATAAAGAATTGACTCATGGCTGCTTTGCATGACATCATGATAttagaaaaaactaaaatgataTTTGAAATTGCAAGCATGGCATTTTTCTATTAAACTACTAATCAAACTCGTAAATAGTCTTCACACACAGCCAAAAACAGTGTGGAACAGAATATCAATTCAGTATATACACACAAGATTCCTTGTTTTCACTTTcatataatacaaaaaatacataaaattgcACTATGACAATCCAACGAGCCAGGAGGTTTGCAAATTGTAGTAAATTAAATTCCCTCTCCATCAGTACCCAACGTTTtgcaaaaatgaattaaaaaaaaatcatattttctatcaaacatatatataatatatacattaattacatGCTAATATGCTATTcatcaaatcaaaacaaaacaaaacaaaaatcatcttctaccaaaataaaatgtcataaaaaaatatgcttACATGGAATGGATGAACTGGTTCAAAGATACACTTCTAGTTCTACCATGTCAAAATATGCATGCGTTGAATCAATGATGGCTGGTTGAATTGGTTCACACCTTCTTTACCTTTTCTCTATTTCCTGTCAAAAATTCAATAAGCAACTTAGTTAgcatgaaaagaaaaacatcTTATAGTCTTATTCATAGTCTTCTCTACTCCCCACCCACAACTTTCCTGTCATAGTCTCACCCTAACTAACGAACATCTATAtacaaataacaaatatatttaatcacaCAAAATTTCTGAATCCCAAAGtcaatagcaataataatgaaaacaatataaatcaaataaacaaatagaaaacaaaagaaacagcTTCATTCAACAGCTTTATTCCAGCAAGCACCTAATTTCTTTCTCTGTCAAATTTGATAAACACAAAATCAAAAGAGACTATTTAGAATTGAATACTCTTACCATTACCACCCCCACCGCGTCGTCGCCGCCACCATGGATAGGTTGGTGAAAGCAGAGTTCAAGGAAGTGGAGCTTAACTTTCAGAAGAATCAAAAGTGCTTCACCTCCTTCAAGCTCACAAATCTCATGCACACCATGTCTGTTGCAGTTTCTCTAACAACAACAAATCCATCAACTTTTTCTATCAACAAACCATTATCAGTAATTCCACCACTCTCTTCATCAACATACACACTTCATCTCTCAAACATGAATCAACCACCTCTCTCTGATCCTGCTGATGTCATCACCGTTAGAACTTCCATGCTTCCAACTGGTAAAGCCAACACAGAAGATCTCCGTCGTCTGTTCAACAAACCTGGCCCCCACGTTTTCCGCGATGCGGTTATAACCGTCACCTTAGTAGGTCCCACCGTCGCCGAGTTCATCATCTCAAACTATGATTCAGTTGCCGAAACTCGTAACCTCTTCGCGAAAGCGATATCTGTTTGTGAGAAATCGTATCTCACGAGTTTGCTGAAACCTGCCGTGGAAAGCGGACAATTGGACTACGTCGCCGATCTTATTGCTGCCGGTGGAGACGCGAGCTTAACGGATTCAAACGGTCGATCGCTTATTCCTTCGGCAATCAGAACCGGGAAACTCGATGTTCTGAAGCTTCTAGTAGCTTCTGGTAGCAGAATCAACGATTCGGTGGATTTTGTTTTGCACGAAGCCGCAGTTTTAGATCGAATCGATATCGTGAAGTTTCTGTTAGAAATTTTCTCCGAAGAATTGGACGTGAATTCGACAAACACCGAATCGAAGACACCGATTCACGTGGCAGCGATGGAAGGTCACGTGAGCGTGATCCAGTTTCTCGTTTCGATCGGAGCAAATCCTAACGCCGTAGATTCTCAAAAGTGGACCCCACTGCATCACGCAGCGTCGAGAAACCACTTAAAAGCGGTGGAGTTTCTATTAGAAAACTCCGACGTGAAATACGCGAAGGAGTTAAACGGAAAAACCGCGTTTGAATTAGCGGAGGAGCGTGACCACACGCGCTTATTCGGTTTACTCCGTTGGGGAGACGCGCTTTTGCGCGCGGCGAGAGTGGACGATGTACACGCGCTAAAGAAGTGTTTAGCGGCAGGAGCAGAAGTGAATAGAAAGGATCAGAATGGGTGGACCCCACTACATTGGGCTTCGTTTAAAGGTAGAATAAAAAGTGTTAAGATTTTGTTGGAACATGGTGCTGAAGTTGATAGTGTTGATGATGCTGGTTATACTCCTTTGCATTGTGCTGCTGAAGCTGGACATTTGCAAGTTGCTTTGGTTTTGATTGCTCATGGTGGTTGTCAAACTAATCTTAAGAGTTTTCAACATGTTTCTCCAATTGGTTCTTTTCAAAAACATGTTTCTCAATCTCTTCATTATAGTAAAAAATCTGAGTTCATAGCTTGAGAGTATGTATATATAGTGCTGTTGTAAATTTGTGTTTTGTACTGTTTTTTGCACATACTTAGGTTTTTTATGAGCTCTTGGAGTTGTATCTAAGGATATTGTAGCTTGTTTTTTTCCTGTACTGTGATTTCTAGCTTCAACACCAGCTACTGAGTGTTTTTTGGCAATGAGATCACTCGAGAGTATGGGTTACCATTAGTCCTTAAATGaaattgtgttttatttttatacaaacAAATATGAGTCTAGTATCCGATATTAATGCATTTAGATCAAAAGTTAACTAGATTCCGATACTGAGCCACATTATTAAGATCATTGATATAATATCACCTGTGTGAGTGCTGAGCCAATAGCAGCTTGTCCACTGTTTTTATTGCGACTACAACAAGAAATGGCCGCCGGTGCGAGCATAAGAGCAACCATATTTATAGACTTCACCTCAAAGTCAAAATTTAGACCTAAGATACATTTTATATTAGAGATAATAGAGCTAAATTTGGAAATTGTGAAGCCTCTTTGCATCATTTCCTTCGTAGCCTCATGTAGTACCATGGCTTCTCCCTCACTTACAGAGTATAAACCTTGAGTCCATAAGCTCTAAGCTCCCAGCCAACACAAATCAGCCCCTAAAGTCTCTAACACGCCATCCAACACTTGTCTTGCCAAGTTCTTGATGAAATCCCGCATCTACGTTGCACTTATAACATCCCTGCGCTGGTTTTACTCACTGCAATGACTGCTGCATTTATTCGGCCTGGTTTCTGCTGCTGTGAACCTCCTGTACAGTGTTCCATTCACTCCATAACCGCTGCGCTTTGACACCGAGCTGCTGGCCCGTTTCTTTCGATTGATTCCAAGCAAAGTTGTTCCGATTGTTCCATAGCATCCACACCAACATTGCAAACTGTCCAACCATGTTTTTATCTGCTGTTCGGCAAACATCCAGAATAATGTCTTTTGACGTGTTGAACCGGTGGATTCGCAACAAAAGCAACTCTTCAAGTCCCGCTGTCTGCCATGCACGTTTGCTGtcattacataaaaaaattgcaatcaTTCTCATTATTATTCTCACAAATAGGACACTGTCCAATGGATATATTACAAACCGCTCCGTTAGCCGAACTTTTGTTGGTAAACAGTCCTTGCATATACGCCATAATAGGTGCTTCGTTTTCGGTGGCGCGTGCACCTTCCATAACCACTTCCAACCATCATGATTAGTTCTCTTTCAGCATCCACTGTCGGGTTTAGTAACAAGTTATAACCAGATTTCATACTGTAGTTACCATGCAAATCATCAATCCAAACTAATTTGTCTTCCTCAACCACATCAAATAATGGAACTTCTAGTATAGAAGTAGCAATATTCATAAAAAGAGCAAATGAATTTTTTCACTATCCCATACTTTCTCATTTGAAAGCATAAGTTCATTAACAAACATATTAAACGCACCTTGTTCTTGCGGTGATTGCACCCATAATCCATCTTCTTTTTTAAGCCAAGGCTCACTCATGACCTTAATTCTTGTACCGTCCCCTATCTTCCACCTACATCATATCCATTACTTGATGCGACTTCCAAATGCTATGCCAAGCATAACTCGGATTACTACCAAGATTGGATTCAAAGAGAGAGGACTTATGAACAACTTATTTGGGCTTATCACCAAGCATGGTCACTTGTATGAGTGTTCGGGAAATCATGTCCATAAACTATTTTTGTCTTATTTATATAAGCTTTTCAGGATAGCTTACATAAAAACAACCGAACCACATTTTCTCTTTGATTATAGAAATAGATTACTTACACACAAGAGCTTATATGATAAACGCTTGTACGATAAGAGCTTATTCaataagcgcttaattaagcTATTTTTTCGGACACAGCCTAAATCTATAAAGCATTAACACATCTTGCACAACACATTGGCATGAATCCCTACTTgccaaattttgaaaaataatttctctAACTCAAACATGGGTACAACAAAACAACATGGCAGGAATACCTCTCTTTTTTCATAACTAATTGAgctgttttaaaattttaagtaaaTTGTAGTGATAGCAGAATATAAGGTAGGTGTGTTTTGTCcagaaccaaatttttttcccacaacttttcatttcatttagcATATGTCATATGTCTAGATATTGTAAATGCTGAAGCATATATAAAGGACATTCTGAATCTTTTTCCTTAAACttacaatttaaaaaatttagtgtATCATAGATTGAAAGTGAACATGTGATGTGATAgagtatatactatatagtgTCTGATAGAGGACAACAGACACTTTACAACCTTTACTCTTGGAGGTTTGTCATAAGACCTCTCGCCGGTGAATCTCCTATCCTGCTTGTTTTAATTGTTGAACACTTGACTTAACTGGTGGTTGTAAGAACCACATTGGCTGCCTTAACaatttttggtgaattattttCTCTTCGTTCAGACCCTCATTCTTTGTTCACAGCAAGATTGTGGGTTGTCGAGTTCCTCTTCAGAATTGTCGTTCTCCACCCTCTCTTATTGGATTGCCTCAACATGTGTTTTCAAGACTCCATTTAATTCCTTCCCAGTTCGTCTGTCTATCGTGGCTTGAATAATGTGGATGGATGGGATCTTATTATGTTGAGTCCTCGCCATTGTTTTTGGGATGTGGATGCTTTGGAACAACAGAAATAACTGGATATGGAACAATGAAAAGAGTGATGCGGCGCAATTGGGATTACAAGCGTTCCACTTCTAGACAGATTGGTATGCAGCGCAGAATATCCAGCCAGGCATCGCGAATGTGAATCAAGTTATGCAGCAACAAACATGGCAGCCACCACGCGAGGGGTGGTTGAAATGCAACGTCGACGCTGGTTTTAATAGCAGTAGGGGAACGACCAACAGAGGCTGGTTTGTATGTGCAGGAACTGCTTGGAACCATGGCATTCATGACAGCACAGAGGCGGAAGCTTTAGCTTTGAAAGAAGCTGTGCAAATAGCTATTCATATATGAACATGGAGTACATGATATTTGAGTCTGACTCACAAGTATTGGTACAAACAGTTCATGCAAATTATGGTGGTAGTTCAGAATTTAGTGTCCTTATTTCTAGTATTAAGAACTTATTAGCGTTAAATTCCAAATTTGAGGTGAAGTTTGTTAAGCGTCAAGGGAATTCGGTTGCTCGCATGTTAGCTAAAgcggccaattcttggactAGGCACAATGTTTTTTATTCGATTCCTCCTTGTATTGAGAAAcaattgattaatgaaatgagttaaGTTAATTTgtgtacaaaataaaataaatcagacAGACAACCACTTAAACATTATGACTACATGACtacttgatttttttgtttcctAACAAGGCACTCAAAATGTAAAACATTTAATTAATTGTCGCACTTTGTAGCACCCAAATCTTTTTGCTTAATCATTTATCCAGGgaatttatatgaaaaaaatccATGTATCTAATTCTAAACAGTATACTACAACAATCATGCCAAACTCACATTATCTTATAGATATTGTCGTCGTATTTTTCATACATCGAATCAAATTAGCAGCCGTTTAGTCTGGTTAAACAAACTATCTTGCTTATGATTGCATCTTTCCTTTTCTTTGgctcatatttatttataagtcaaTCTTACTACGGTAAAAGTTAAGCAAACACAAGGTCCTAGCTCAACTAACCATTTATAAACCATAGAACTTTACACACAAAATTTccttaaatttatatatttattaaactCTTACCACCTCTAGtcattaatataagaaaaattatgcattttagatttatttaaaagattgatgtatataatttttaatacaaattcgTTTTAAACAATTTATGATAAAACTATACAAAACGAAAATGCCAATAAACCGCATAAATGGTGGGAAATTGATCCATATACATACCTTTATGGCTGAAAATGCAGCAtaatttattgtattttagtatgTTTTACTAGAGAGGAAGATAAAAGATAAATTGTAGCTAAAACAAGAGAGACCATAAATATGTATTCTcgacataaaaaaatagatgataATATATGAGAAGAATATAGATATATACACTCTACCTTTCCCGCCATAAAGGTAGGAAATCGTCTTCAAGATAATGCCGGTAATTGGGAGGCGCGCACAAACAAAACTTACCACATTGAGATAAATTGCTCTTGTTCTTTCTAACAACTTATTATTAGTAGCTTTGTTGATGCTTAATTTATGCAATAAAATCTAATTATCTATTTTTAACAAGGTGTTTACTCtcaatcatattatttttattcataaaactCAAGCATGAGATATTATTTAAAAGATCCAAATCTAATTCTACTCAAATCAATAGAATAATATCGATAGAGAATATGAATCATCTCCACTTAAAAAAAGAATCTCTGAAAATCTCTCTCTTCATCAACCAACCATTAATAACATTGTCTGCAATGTGGTAGACTAAAATGAACAACCCTGAAATTGCTCAACACCATTTTTTGCCACGGAAAAGATCTAGATCCACGTGGCAGAACACTATTTGAGTTTGATATTGCATTAGTGACAGACAGGTAATATTTGTACTATGTTTTGACATTCACTTGACAACCTGTTTGACTCGCGAGGGCCATCTGTATAATGGTGGCTGTTCTCCTCTTTTCCATTCCCACTTCCCTTTGTTCAGTTCAATCCaattcacataaataaatataaataataaataaaaataaatacaaatctCATCATTCAACTGGGTTCTCTcccaaatgaaatgaaataaaaaccTCTTCCACCTTATCAACCAAATTAAACAAACCTCTCTTACTTCTTCATTCATTTATTCATATACctcaataataatttaagatcAAACAAAATTCTCTACTCAGTTCTGAATTCTGATCTATCGTTATTTATCAAAGCAAGTAAAAACGTTATATTATATAGTTTAACGGGTCCGGAGCTATTCCGGGCCCACCACCATTGCTGAAACCTCTTTGTTTCTTATTCTTAGGGttcttcaattcaattcaacaatCGCAAAaagtagttagttagttagttagttatcgATGGGTTCTAAACCGTGGCTATATCCTGCTCCAACTTATCGACCTATTGAAAGTTTTTGGGATACTGATGAAGATGCGCCTGGTCCTCGTTGTGCTCATACTCTTACCGCCGTCGCTGCAACTAAGTCTCATGGTCCACGTTTGATTCTATTCGGTGGTGCCACTGCCATTGAAGGAGGATCTTCTTCAGCTCCCGGCAttagtaataaataataatcttCTGGTtatcttttcattttcattcttattttttgttgaattgttGCTTGAATTTCTCTGTTTGATGTTATTTTGTAGGATTAGATGGAGTTACGAATTCCGTTCATTCTTATGATATTGATACCAAAAAATGGACTAGGTTTGTTCATTCATTTATTAATTACTACAATATTTCATATttgcttc from Trifolium pratense cultivar HEN17-A07 linkage group LG1, ARS_RC_1.1, whole genome shotgun sequence includes these protein-coding regions:
- the LOC123918626 gene encoding protein VAPYRIN-LIKE-like: MDRLVKAEFKEVELNFQKNQKCFTSFKLTNLMHTMSVAVSLTTTNPSTFSINKPLSVIPPLSSSTYTLHLSNMNQPPLSDPADVITVRTSMLPTGKANTEDLRRLFNKPGPHVFRDAVITVTLVGPTVAEFIISNYDSVAETRNLFAKAISVCEKSYLTSLLKPAVESGQLDYVADLIAAGGDASLTDSNGRSLIPSAIRTGKLDVLKLLVASGSRINDSVDFVLHEAAVLDRIDIVKFLLEIFSEELDVNSTNTESKTPIHVAAMEGHVSVIQFLVSIGANPNAVDSQKWTPLHHAASRNHLKAVEFLLENSDVKYAKELNGKTAFELAEERDHTRLFGLLRWGDALLRAARVDDVHALKKCLAAGAEVNRKDQNGWTPLHWASFKGRIKSVKILLEHGAEVDSVDDAGYTPLHCAAEAGHLQVALVLIAHGGCQTNLKSFQHVSPIGSFQKHVSQSLHYSKKSEFIA